TTAAATGAGATAGGCATAATTACATGGTCAAATACTGATGTCCGGTCGATGGCACTTGCATTACGGCATAATAATATCCCGTTTTATATTTCAAAATGGGATTTTGAGAAAAGTGCAACGGTGACATGGCTTCAAGATTGTGCAAACTGGTGCATAAATTCTGAGCAACAGTCATTTGATGACCTGTTTAAATTTTGGAAAAGCTTACTAATTAATCATGATGATCCCCGTAAGTTTAAGGATGCGATTGATTTAAAAATCGATTTTCTTAAAACTTTAAAAAAGGGCAAAGAGAAGGAGAAGGTATTGGAATGGCTGACGCTAATGATAAATGATCTTGAACTTGCTAATGTTTTGCAACATTCGGATATGTACCCTGATGAAATCAATAATCTTGAGATTTTATTAGCTGAGGCAACAAACTACAATCTGAAAGATATGCAACTTGAACGTTTTGCACATCTTGGAATTCCAAATAACGAAGTTACGATTACTACCAGGCATAGTGCAAAAGGTCTAGAATTTGAAGCAGTTATTTTATTAGGAATGGAAGAAGGGCATTTTCCATACTACTTAGATGTCCAAAATCCAATACTTTTAGCAGAAGCTCAAAGGCTATGTTATGTCTGTGTAAGCAGGGCAAAAAAGAGTTGCATTTTGGTTAGATCGGAACAGTTTACTGTTAACACACAATGGGGAATAAGAACATTCCCTTACACTCCATCTCGTTTTTGGGTAGCTTTAGCTCAGAAGTTTGGAAATGTAAACAACCATTTTACCCACATTACATATCCTTATGATGTCTAGCTTATTTTCAATGGGAATATCTTTTGGGATTAGATACTGAGAATTTAAAATTAAAACATGCCTTAAACAAGTTAAATGTTCACTCCGTTAATGTGTTTAATGAAAAATTATTTGTGAAATTATTTCCTTTGCATAAATTTAAACTTTAATCGCACCAGCCAGGAATTTTAAACTATAAGTAAATTATGGATCCTAAATTCTTTGTTGGTGTCGATATTTCAAAAGTCACGATTGACGTTGCAATTGTCTCCAATAATATTGTAATAACCAATTTCAAAACTGAAAATTCCGAACCTGCGATAAAAGAGCTGTTGTTAAAGCTTAAAGCTGATTACCACATAAATCGGCTAAACACCCTATTTTGTGCTGAGGCAATGGGAATATATGCTACCTTCCTTTTAGCGGTTTTAGGTAAGAATAAGATGCCCGTATGTATGGAATCTCCACTGCAGATTAAGCGATCAATTGGTATCGCAAGGGGGAAGACTGATTTATTAGACGCTTGCAGGATTGCAATATATGCAAGCAAACACTATAAAGTTTTGCGATTATGGGAGGAACCCAGACCTTGTATTTCCCACTTAAAGTCCTTGATGGCAATTAGAAGACGATTGATAAAAGCTAGGGTGATGCTTAAAAATAGTAAAAAAACAAATGCATACTATTTAAATAAGTTGGAGAATAGTTATGTAACCAATCTAACAAAAATGTCTCTTGCTGGATTAAGTGCCGACGTAAAAGAACTTGAAATGCAAATGTTGTCAACAGTGAAATCTGATGCCCATTTACAGAAAATATTTGAAATATTGAACTCTATCCCACATATTGGGAAAATCATATCGTTGCATTTAATAACTGCTACAAATGAGTTCAAGGATTTTAGTAATCCTAAGAAGTTTGCATGTTATTGTGGTATCGCTCCATTTGAATGGAGTTCAGGAACCAGTTTAAATGGAAAGAAAAGGATTTCACGTTTGGCCAATAAAGAGCTTAAAACGCTGCTTCATTTAGCCTCAATTGGATATACACGAAGAAAGAAATCGATGCTAGGAAAATTTTATTTAAAAAAAGTTCAGGAAGGAAAAAACAAAATGAGTATTCTTAACGCCATCAGAAATAAGCTGGTTCATAGGATATTTGCATGCGTTCGGGATAATAAAATGTTTGAAGAAAGTCTGTAAAAATTTAGGTAGCCCATCCTTATACGATTTCTATCTATGGAATGAGGCAGTTTAAGCCTATTAATCGTACAAGTTAGGTGTAAGGTTGTAGTGATTATATTTAATACTATGAAAGGAATGAGATCGAAACTATTATGATTTTTAGTATAAATAAAGCTACGGGTTACCTTTTTTTTAATCCCAATATTAATGCATTGCAGAAGCAAAAAGTGTAATTGCTACTCGACCTTATAATATTAATTTAATTGTACTACTGAGATATTCAGAATAACTTTGATTCATTAATTAACTCGTTGCTACTTTCTTTCTTCAAGCGCGGCTATGATTTCCTTTCTCGTTGGCCGTCGTTTACCACCTGATCTTCATTCAAAAGCATCTTCGGTTATGATACCCTTGATATTACAAATGTCGTTGAATTTTACCTATATCAATATTTAATGTTGTCATTGAAATATGATTTTTGTTTTTTACTTTAGAACATCCCACAATCACATCCTCCTATTTAAAGTATCCTCCCAGTTCCTGTGCAATGCACGGGAGGAAATGTATTGTTAACAATGGTGCTTGACGGTACCGGACTAAAGGAGAAGCGAGATGGAATTATGTGAGAAGGAAAAAATTACTCCCCAACAGGCCATTCAAATTTTACAAAAGGATGGAATAGTGACCAATCAAACAGAAGCGAAGATCATTTTAGATTTTCTATACATAATAGCTGAAATTGTAGTAGATACCTACTTGGAAAATTCAGACTAATTACCTTATTCCCTTTTATTTAAGTATGGAAATGGTTAACTTAGAATTAGCCGCTTCGCAGGGTGGATTTTGCTTACACCTCATATTCGTAAAGCATTACATTAAAACAGATCATAATGAAAATTGCAGATTTATATATCCGGGTAAGTACGGATGAACAAGCCGATAAAGGATATTCACAGCGAGACCAGGAAGAAAGATTAAAAAAGTACTGTGAACTATTTTCTATAAAAGTCAGAAAGGTTATATATGAAGATCATTCCGCCAAAACCTTTATGCGCCCGGCCTGGAAAGGACTTTTAACAGATTTGAAAAAATACAAGGGACAAACCGATTTAATCCTATTCATTAAGTGGGACCGGTTCAGCCGTAATGCAGGGGATGCCTATCAAATGATCAACATCCTTAGAAAGCTAGGCGTTGAACCACAAGCCATAGAACAACCGCTGGATTTGTCTATTCCAGAAAACAAGATCATGCTTGCTTTTTACCTAGCAGCTCCGGAAGTAGAAAATGACCGCAGGGCATTAAATGTATTTCATGGTATGCGTAGGGCAAAAAAGGAAGGACGGTATATGGGAACGGCACCATTAGGTTATGTCAATAGGACTGATGAACAATTGAAGAAAAAATATATTGAACCCCGTGAAGATGAAGCGGTCATTCTGCGATGGGCATTTGAGGAACTTGCTTCAGGTAGGCTCAATACAGAACAGGTCTGGAAGCTAACTAGGGAAAAGGGGCTCAAAAGGGGCAGTAAAAATAATTTTTGGGTAGCAATGCGTAATCCCTTGTACTGTGGCAAGATATTTATTTCCAAGCATAAGGATGAAGAAAGCCGTCTTGTACAGGGACTACATGAACCGCTGATTTCTGAAGCACTTTTTTATGTAGTACAGGATGTGCTAAATGGAAGAAAAAAACAGATGCGTCCTAAATTAACTGTTGATGAAAATTTACCATTGAGAGGTTTCTTAATTTGTCCTGAATGCGGCAGGAAGCTAACGGGGAGTGCCTCTAAAGGTTGTAAAAAGTATTACCATTACTACCATTGCAGTTCACCCTGTAAAGTAAGATATAACGCTGATAAGTTGAATAAAGATGTAGTTAAGGAAATCAAGAAATATGTTACCCCATTGCCCGAACTGCAACTTTATAAAAAGATCATCGTGTCTGTTTTCAATTCCAAAAACAGACTTCAGCTCAATGAAGTCAAACAATGCAAGTTTCAGTTAGAGGGAGCCAATCAGCGTTTATCTAAGGCTAGGGATTTATTACTCGAGGACGCCATTCAGGCTGACGATTACCGCAGGATAAAAAAAGAAACAGAAGATAGAATCAATAGATTGGAAGTCCAATTAACTGCTACAGCATCCAAAACTAAAAGCATAGAACCCCTATGGGAACAGGCAATTAGCAATTTATCAATGCTTGATATTTTATATAAAGAGGGAACCGTTATTAGAAAGCGAAAAATTATTAGTTCGATTTTCCCCGAAAAATTGATTTTTGACGGGATACAATATCGAACTACCAGAGTCAACGAAGCGATCGAACTTATACATTTGATTAGCAAGCAATTAAGACCCAAAAAAAAAGGGACAAATTCAGACATCTCTGATTTGTCCCAATTGGTGATCCCGCTGGGACTCGAACCCAGGACCCATACATTAAAAGTGTATTGCTCTACCAACTGAGCTACAGAATCGTTTGCTGTTAAGCGGCTGCAAAAATAGGAATAATTTATTTTTAAACAAGTTTTTATTAAAAAAACTTCAAAACAGGCTGGTATAAAGCATTACAGCCGATACAACCATAACATCGCTGTAATAAAATGCTGATACTATCAACTTCTCTCCTATTTTTGTAGCGCAAAAATATACCCATGAAAACTTACTTCCAGAACAAGACTGTTATCATCACCGGCGGATCGTCGGGTATTGGGAAGGCACTCGTTGCTACGTTATTGCAGATGGGCGCTTCTGTTGCCGTATGTGGTAGAAAGCAGCCTGCGCTCTCGGCTTTACAAAACGAAATCAATCATGCCAACCTCTTTACTTTTGTAGCGGATGTAAGTGTGGAGGCCGACTGCAAATCATTTATTGAAAACAGTATAGAAAGATTTGGTAAGATAGATATCCTGATCAATAATGCGGGGATCTCTATGCGTGCTATGTTTCGCGACCTGGATCTGAGTGTATTGAAATCGCTGATGGATATCAATTTCTGGGGAACGGTATACTGCACCAAGTATGCGCTTCCGGCTATTCTTGCCAGTAAGGGCACTATCGTAGGTGTGTCTTCCATTGCCGGTTACAGGGGACTGCCTGCACGTACGGGATATTCCGCTTCCAAATTTGCGATGCAGGGTTTCCTCGAAGCATTGCGTACGGAATGTTTGCATACAGGCGTCAACGTGATGTGGGTATGTCCCGGGTTTACGTCTTCCAATATCCGTAATACCGCCCTCAATCCCCAGGGACAAACGCAAAGCGAAACGCCCCTGAACGAGGACAAACTGATGAGCGCCGAAGCGGTATCCATTGCTATCGCCAAAGCAATCGTGAAACGCAAACGTACACTTGTACTCACCACGCAGGGGAAACTCACTGTATTGTTGAGCAAACTTTTCCCCGGTCTCCTGGATGGTATCGTTTACAATCACTTTAAAAAAGAACCAGGCTCCCCGCTGTCCTGATCATACAATTGTTTCACCTTAGCCGTTAACGTTAGTACTATAAGACTATAAAAAAATACTTTTAAAATACGGTGCCATCGGTATTTTTACCTTTATTTGCATTCAGATTGCATTAATAACCCCCATGGCATCTTTTTTGAAAGGAAAGCGAGACAATGAATTTGCCATTCGAACGTGATACCGGGAATTAATAGAGCGGAAGGGATTTGAAATGTGAATTTATCGCATAAGGGTTTGGATTTAGATTTGTTGGCATGTCCATTATAACATTAACATCAGACATAGGAATGCAGGATTACCTGGTAGGTGCCATCAAAGGGCAGCTCTGGCAATACTGCCCGGAATGTCATGTTACGGACATCACCCACCATATCAGCCCTTTTAACTTACCACAGGCTACTTATATCTGTAAAAGCGCCTTCGCCTACTTTCCGCTGGGTACCTTCCACTTTGTATTGATCAACCTGTTCGACCAACGCCCCGAACACGTGCTCGTAGCGGAACATAATGGTCATTACATCGGCTGCGCCGATAATGGACTCCTCACGATGATCGCAGGCGGTATGCCGGAAAAAGTAGTGAAGATTCCGTTAGATAAAAATGCACCCAAGAATACTTTTACCATCATTCAGCTGCTGGCTTCCGCTGCGCGGGAACTAAGCCGCGGCAAGGCGCTTGGTGAACTGGCGCCACTCTCTCAAAGCATTAATGTAAAAAACAACCTGCAACCTTTGGTGGGAGATGATTTCATCGAAGGACAGATCATTCATATAGACAACTTCGAAAATGTGGTGGTCAATATCACCCGCGACCAGTTCAATGCCCAGTGCAGGAACCGGGCCTTCAAGATCTTTTTCCGCCGTAATGAGGTGATCAGCCAGATCAGCGAAACCTATGCGGACGTTTCCGAAGGACAGAAGTTGGCGCTTTTTAACGCTGCCGGCTATCTTGAAATAGCTATCAATAAAGGAAATGCTGCCGGCCTTTTTGGCCTCCAGGGCTTCCGCCGCGATCAGCTCACCCAGCCCGCCGGCTACCAGCAACTATCCTACTACCAAACTGTAAGAATAATCTTTCAATGATCAATCGACTCGTAAAAATGGAGTTTGCCCCCGACAAGGTAAATTCCTTCCGGGAGCTTTTTTCCCGGCAACAACAGCTTATCCGCCATTTTCCCGGATGCCTCCACCTGGAACTCTGGTTGCATGACGCTACCGGCCATACTTTCTTTACCTTTAGTAAATGGGAGTCCGAAGCAGCCCTGGAAGCCTACCGGAACTCAGACCTCTTCAAGGAAACCTGGGCCGCCACCAAAGTGCTTTTCAGCGCAAAACCAGCAGCATGGACGGTTACGGAAGCTGCCAGTCTTTGATGACCTGCCGACGTGCCAATGGATTTTAATCTCTTTTTAATCTCCGGCCCCCTCACAACAGTACACAACTACGGGTGAACGGGTATTAATTAAAGGCTTACAGCTAAAAAGATATTTACAAAAAGTTAAAACTGTTCAGCAGATTAGCATAATTTGCTGTTTTTTATATTTTTG
The Chitinophaga sp. MM2321 DNA segment above includes these coding regions:
- a CDS encoding IS110 family transposase, yielding MDPKFFVGVDISKVTIDVAIVSNNIVITNFKTENSEPAIKELLLKLKADYHINRLNTLFCAEAMGIYATFLLAVLGKNKMPVCMESPLQIKRSIGIARGKTDLLDACRIAIYASKHYKVLRLWEEPRPCISHLKSLMAIRRRLIKARVMLKNSKKTNAYYLNKLENSYVTNLTKMSLAGLSADVKELEMQMLSTVKSDAHLQKIFEILNSIPHIGKIISLHLITATNEFKDFSNPKKFACYCGIAPFEWSSGTSLNGKKRISRLANKELKTLLHLASIGYTRRKKSMLGKFYLKKVQEGKNKMSILNAIRNKLVHRIFACVRDNKMFEESL
- a CDS encoding SDR family oxidoreductase, with amino-acid sequence MKTYFQNKTVIITGGSSGIGKALVATLLQMGASVAVCGRKQPALSALQNEINHANLFTFVADVSVEADCKSFIENSIERFGKIDILINNAGISMRAMFRDLDLSVLKSLMDINFWGTVYCTKYALPAILASKGTIVGVSSIAGYRGLPARTGYSASKFAMQGFLEALRTECLHTGVNVMWVCPGFTSSNIRNTALNPQGQTQSETPLNEDKLMSAEAVSIAIAKAIVKRKRTLVLTTQGKLTVLLSKLFPGLLDGIVYNHFKKEPGSPLS
- a CDS encoding SAM-dependent chlorinase/fluorinase; this translates as MSIITLTSDIGMQDYLVGAIKGQLWQYCPECHVTDITHHISPFNLPQATYICKSAFAYFPLGTFHFVLINLFDQRPEHVLVAEHNGHYIGCADNGLLTMIAGGMPEKVVKIPLDKNAPKNTFTIIQLLASAARELSRGKALGELAPLSQSINVKNNLQPLVGDDFIEGQIIHIDNFENVVVNITRDQFNAQCRNRAFKIFFRRNEVISQISETYADVSEGQKLALFNAAGYLEIAINKGNAAGLFGLQGFRRDQLTQPAGYQQLSYYQTVRIIFQ
- a CDS encoding antibiotic biosynthesis monooxygenase family protein — encoded protein: MINRLVKMEFAPDKVNSFRELFSRQQQLIRHFPGCLHLELWLHDATGHTFFTFSKWESEAALEAYRNSDLFKETWAATKVLFSAKPAAWTVTEAASL